From the Paenibacillus sp. MMS20-IR301 genome, the window CAGCAGGAGATACCGATTGGGACGTCATCTATGATAATATCTGCTTCTCGCCGGATGAGGCTGCGGCGGCTGTACGGATCTTCTCCGGCAAAGTGAAACGGTATATCCTGACCTCCAGCTTGTCTGTCTACAATCCGCAGCCGGATATTCTCACGGAAGCTGATTTCGATCCTCTGCAGATCCCTTTGCAGACTGGCGGTAAGGAGAAGTTCAGCTACCAGGAGGGCAAACAGCTGGCCGAGGCCGTAATGCTGGGGGTTGCAGACTTTCCGGTAGCTGCGGTACGTTTCCCCATTGTGCTGGGTGTTGATGATTACACGCGCAGGCTGCATTTTCATATTGAGCATGTCCGGGCTGGTCAGCCGATCGGCATCCCCAATCCCCGGGCGGAGATTTCGTTCATCCGTTCCGATGAAGCTGCGGATTTCCTCTACTGGCTGGGCAGCTCCGAGCTGAGCGGTCCGGTGAATGCCTGCTCGGACGGTACGCTGAGCATCGGTGGTGTTATTACCGCTATTGAGGAAATAACCGGTATCCCGGCTGTGATCCGGCATGAGACTGCTGCTGCGGACCAGTCACCCTTCGGCATCGGGGAATCCTGGTTCATGGATACAGCAAAAGCCCGCTCTACGGGCTTCAGCTTCCTGTCATTATCCGAATGGTTTCCTGAGCTGGTGTCCTCGATTAACAGCTCACTTGGCAAGCACGAGTAATTTCTCCTCCAGCTCTTCCTCTACTTTGGCCGCCGGTTTGTTCACTGGCTCTTCCGCTGCCGGCATTACTCTGGGCAGCGGCCGGGGACTACCGGCTTTCTTCTCAGCTGGCAGGGTCTCCGGCTGCTGCTGCGGTGCCCTAACATCCGGCATCACTTCCGCCTCTACGGCTGGCTTTACTTCCGCTTTTACTTCTGCCTTTATTTCCGCTTTTATTTCCGGCATCATTTCCGCCTGGACTTCTGCTTGAGCTTCTGCCGCCTGCTCCTGCGGCTCCGGATCTGGTTCCGGACGGGACACTGCTGCGGTGCCTGCCTGCTCTTCACCTGTAATCTTGAATACATTAATCTCACGGAACAGCCGCTGTGAAATCTCGTTGATCTCCTCTGCCTGCCGGGCAATGTCATTGACCGCCTGATCCTGCTGTGTGCTGGAGGCGTTCACTTCCTGGACCCCGGCCGCAGTCTGTTCAGCTACAGCAGCCACTGAATGCACCGATTCCGCAAGCCGGGAGTTGATCAGCCGTGTCTCTTCAACCTTGTGATGGATCTGGCCGATCTGTGTGCTGATGCCGGCAATCGATTCGTCAATCGCCCCGAAGGAAGCAAGCGTCTCCTCTACCTGATGCTCCTGCTCTTCCAGGCTGCCTTTGGTTTCCATCATGTAACCCTGGAAATCAGCCATACCGGCCTGAAGCTCCTCAATAATCCGGCTGATATGGACAGAAGAATCGTTCGTCTGCACTGACAGATGTCTGACCTCGCCCGCAATAACAGCAAACCCTTTGCCGGAAGCCCCCGCCCGGGCTGCTTCAATCGCAGCATTAAGCGAGAGAATATTCGTCTGCTTCGAAATTTCCGTAATCGAATTGGTAATGCGTGAAATATCTTTGGACTGCTCTACCAGCTTCTCCAGCGCCTCATATACTTTGTTGATCGACGCCCGTGAATGAAGCGACATCCGGCGCAGGGCAGTAATTGTATCGGCCCCCTGCTTCGTATTCCGGTTAGCCGCCAGGCTGGTCTCCAGCATTACATCCGTATATTCCGTAATATCCTGAACCCCGCGTGCCAGCTCTTCGAGCAGCACCGTACTCTGTTCAGACTGGGCCGCCTGCTGGTCGGCTCCCAGCGAGATCTCTTGAATCGTTCTGACGATTTCACGGTTCGTATGCGCTGTAACCGCAGAGGACTGCTGGAAGGAATGTGAATATTCAGCGAGTGAACCTGCAGCCGACAGTGTCTGACGCAGCATTCCCTGTACACGGCTCACCATATGATCGAAATGATGGCTGAGGCGCCCAAGCTCATCATTGTAAGGTGAGTTAATCTGCTGGCGCAGATCACCGTCAGCAATCTTCCTGAGCGCTGTCTGCAGCTTACCGACCGGCGACAGGAACGAGCGGATCAGCAGGACGGCCAGCACCAGCATGAACAGGAATACGCCTCCGGCAGCATAGGCCACAATCGAAATCGTATCATCCAGCAGTGTAAAAGAAAGGCTCTGTGCCTGCTCGGCATTATCGGCAGCTGCAGTGTAGAGCTCGCTGTTGGTTTTGAGCATAGCCTGATTGAGTGCCAGCGCCTGCGTATGTATAACATCAATTTGTTCAAGGACCGTCAGCGGATCAAGCGTTTCATCCGACATCGTCGTGACCAGTTCATCCACATATTGGGTATATTCCCCCGCTTGTGTGCCCAGCAGCTCAAGCATGCTGTACGCAGGTGTATCCTGGTCGA encodes:
- a CDS encoding methyl-accepting chemotaxis protein; this encodes MKWKLILSFSAITLIFLGVALYQGHKINQVELSMERQKSEMEKRITVSTITGQLQELNRAETAFAESSDLELAEPLQEKLQQLSAGLAKVDFDQDTPAYSMLELLGTQAGEYTQYVDELVTTMSDETLDPLTVLEQIDVIHTQALALNQAMLKTNSELYTAAADNAEQAQSLSFTLLDDTISIVAYAAGGVFLFMLVLAVLLIRSFLSPVGKLQTALRKIADGDLRQQINSPYNDELGRLSHHFDHMVSRVQGMLRQTLSAAGSLAEYSHSFQQSSAVTAHTNREIVRTIQEISLGADQQAAQSEQSTVLLEELARGVQDITEYTDVMLETSLAANRNTKQGADTITALRRMSLHSRASINKVYEALEKLVEQSKDISRITNSITEISKQTNILSLNAAIEAARAGASGKGFAVIAGEVRHLSVQTNDSSVHISRIIEELQAGMADFQGYMMETKGSLEEQEHQVEETLASFGAIDESIAGISTQIGQIHHKVEETRLINSRLAESVHSVAAVAEQTAAGVQEVNASSTQQDQAVNDIARQAEEINEISQRLFREINVFKITGEEQAGTAAVSRPEPDPEPQEQAAEAQAEVQAEMMPEIKAEIKAEVKAEVKPAVEAEVMPDVRAPQQQPETLPAEKKAGSPRPLPRVMPAAEEPVNKPAAKVEEELEEKLLVLAK
- a CDS encoding NAD-dependent epimerase/dehydratase family protein, with translation MRKILVLGGTRFFGKRLVEKLLQDGDSAVTILTRGLTGDDFGGRVTRLAADRTDAEGLARAAGDTDWDVIYDNICFSPDEAAAAVRIFSGKVKRYILTSSLSVYNPQPDILTEADFDPLQIPLQTGGKEKFSYQEGKQLAEAVMLGVADFPVAAVRFPIVLGVDDYTRRLHFHIEHVRAGQPIGIPNPRAEISFIRSDEAADFLYWLGSSELSGPVNACSDGTLSIGGVITAIEEITGIPAVIRHETAAADQSPFGIGESWFMDTAKARSTGFSFLSLSEWFPELVSSINSSLGKHE